In Drosophila simulans strain w501 chromosome X, Prin_Dsim_3.1, whole genome shotgun sequence, one DNA window encodes the following:
- the LOC6725884 gene encoding cytosolic carboxypeptidase Nna1 isoform X19, which yields MTEREREAMSASLSRLLRTLSSASMSRRHCPLALLQPIPLHQSEMALGSASSGGSAERCCSSCSDDSNNNERCKSAERGTAAEEVGEEEGVELESKQDADEGEQDELELKRDSSTVNVNVVRANFKCNDMECSLVLGDYVNGFLGSFLSKGLKTNQLVVNTDEKTLRPVARLKEPRDLFALPKDKDNDCSQQAPRWPVECQVIEERIIHIPYVPAVPEPLNAPTGNELKPRPVGEENGIVVFSYSPISAVNYEKPKAKKEDDESSDESDYSSDSRQDSTPPSRSTPMRLAGGGECAPGKLNSVSKMINNVDNRSTSASLDDNDDYYDDEYDTSGGYCGGSGEAKEKAIIKDLIEAKKKRYQEEAEVTPVGGGTARNSRAASRSEPSKDASDIDDIWKNNTSEYKPASPRYVLSQFGKNVTKAVIDRIVDHEDLVPPSGSQKVSNQFAVGPVKLPKTNMARLEVAFERSACQDRSKSRLKKEASGSRKRRASTSDEDSSSSSLGDEEEDEVNDSDSEAENKRSGVGLRRILGSYSARLAGGAEKYPCPGSGSVSDTETLVGDESRSRLAGSKGLHQQDLICSRNRQAHSRSPLRAVPHTHAATVAAAAAALARGRNRDKNGCLGGKDERNMGMGVGTTGTGSMGTRTPSPVGNNVFRLTKDQHIMLSSMTSQETTGTLISSTSTNQTTTTNSSQSFLCSDLPQAQFSRSAVGGARFMTNCHPMNPEEYDGLEFESRFESGNLAKAVQITPTYYELYLRPDLYTSRSKQWFYFRVRRTRRKMLYRFSIVNLVKSDSLYNDGMQPVMYSTLGAKEKSEGWRRCGDNICYYRNDDESASNSANEDDEDNSTYTLTFTIEFEHDDDTVFFAHSYPYTYSDLQDYLMEIQRHPVKSKFCKLRLLCRTLAGNNVYYLTVTAPSSNEENMRRKKSIVVSARVHPSETPASWMMKGLMDFITGDTTVAKRLRHKFIFKLVPMLNPDGVIVGNTRNSLTGKDLNRQYRTVIRETYPSIWYTKAMIRRLIEECGVAMYCDMHAHSRKHNIFIYGCENKRNPEKKLTEQVFPLMLHKNSADRFSFESCKFKIQRSKEGTGRIVVWMLGITNSYTIEASFGGSSLGSRKGTHFNTQDYEHMGRAFCETLLDYCDENPNKVKRHAKLFKQIKKIRKREKREQKALKLQKMADQGCIMNDKLKVKRSVEKSVS from the exons ATGAcggagcgagagagagaggcaaTGTCCGCCTCTCTGAGCCGTCTGCTGAGAACCTTGAGCTCGGCTTCGATGAGCAGACGGCACTGCCCCCTCGCTCTCCTGCAGCCTATACCCTTGCATCAGAGCGAGATGGCGCTGgggagcgcgagcagcgggGGCAGTGCGGAGAGatgctgcagcagttgcagcgatgatagcaacaacaatgaacGCTGCAAGAGCGCTGAGAGAGGAACAGCAGCAGAGGAAGTGGGCGAGGAAGAGGGAGTAGAACTAGAATCCAAGCAGGATGCTGACGAGGGAGAGCAAGATGAGCTGGAGCTCAAGAGAGATAGCAGTACCGTTAACGTCAATGTGGTGAGAGCCAACTTCAAATGCAATGACATGGAATGCTCTCTAGTCCTGGGCGACTATGTGAATG GCTTCCTTGGCAGTTTCCTATCGAAGGGCCTGAAGACCAATCAGCTGGTTGTGAATACGGATGAGAAGACCCTGCGACCAGTTGCACGTCTGAAGGAACCGCGCGATCTCTTCGCCCTGCCGAAGGACAAGGACAATGACTGCTCACAGCAGGCCCCCAGATGGCCGGTGGAATGCCAG GTCATCGAGGAGCGCATCATACACATTCCGTACGTGCCCGCTGTGCCGGAGCCGCTCAATGCTCCGACGGGAAACGAGCTGAAACCGCGTCCCGTGGGCGAGGAGAACGGCATTGTGGTGTTCAGCTACAGTCCAATTAGTGCCGTGAACTAT GAAAAGCCCAAGGCGAAGAAGGAGGACGATGAGTCCAGCGACGAATCGGACTATTCCTCGGACTCCCGCCAGGATTCGACGCCTCCGAGCCGTTCCACGCCCATGCGTCTGGCCGGCGGCGGTGAATGTGCACCTGGCAAACTGAACAGCGTGTCCAAGATGATCAACAATGTGGACAATCGGTCCACCAGTGCGTCCCTAGACGACAACGATGACTACTACGATGATGAGTACGATACGTCCGGCGGTTATTGTGGAGGAAGCGGTGAGGCCAAGGAGAAGGCCATCATTAAGGATCTCATCGAGGCGAAGAAGAAGCGCTACCAGGAGGAGGCCGAGGTCACGCCCGTAGGTGGTGGCACAGCCCGAAATTCGAGAGCTGCCAGCCGTTCGGAACCCAGCAAGGATGCCAGCGATATCGACGATATCTGGAAGAACAACACCAGCGAATATAAGCCTGCCTCGCCGCGCTACGTGCTCAGCCAGTTTGGAAAGAATGTGACCAAGGCGGTGATCGACCGGATCGTGGATCACGAAGATCTCGTCCCGCCATCGGGATCCCAAAAGGTATCGAACCAGTTCGCCGTAGGCCCCGTCAAGTTGCCCAAGACAAACATGGCCCGCTTAGAGGTGGCCTTCGAGCGAAGTGCCTGCCAAGATCGATCCAAATCGCGTTTAAAGAAGGAAGCGAGTGGCAGTCGTAAGCGTAGGGCAAGCACCTCTGACGAGGACTCCAGTAGCTCTAGTTTGGGTGACGAAGAAGAGGATGAGGTGAATGATTCCGATTCGGAAGCAGAGAATAAGAGAAGTGGCGTGGGCTTGCGCAGAATCTTGGGAAGCTATTCGGCCCGGCTCGCTGGTGGCGCCGAAAAGTATCCTTGTCCCGGTTCCGGATCCGTTTCGGATACCGAAACTTTGGTGGGAGACGAGAGCAGGAGCAGGCTGGCTGGCT CTAAAGGCCTGCATCAGCAAGACCTTATTTGCTCTAGGAATCGGCAGGCGCATTCGCGATCCCCCCTACGAGCGGTACCCCACACCCATGCGGCCacagtggcggcggcggcagcggcgctCGCCAGGGGACGCAACCGCGACAAGAACGGTTGTCTGGGTGGCAAGGACGAAAGGAACATGGGCATGGGAGTGGGAACAACTGGCACAGGCTCGATGGGCACTCGCACCCCCTCACCCGTCGGCAACAACGTCTTCCGGCTGACCAAGGATCAGCATATAATGCTGAGTTCAATGACCAGCCAGGAGACGACCGGCACTTTAATCTCGTCGACAAGTACTAACCAGACGACGACCACCAACTCGTCGCAATCGTTTCTTTGCTCCGATTTACCCCAAGCGCAGTTTAGCCGTTCGGCCGTCGGTGGTGCCCGCTTCATGACCAATTGCCATCCCATGAATCCGGAGGAGTACGACGGACTGGAGTTTGAATCGCGCTTCGAGAGCGGCAACCTGGCCAAGGCGGTCCAAATCACGCCCACCTACTACGAGCTCTACCTGCGACCCGATCTCTATACCAGCCGGTCCAAGCAATGGTTCTACTTCCGAGTGCGACGCACCAGGCGCAAGATGCTCTACCGCTTCTCCATTGTCAATCTGGTGAAGTCGGACAGTCTCTACAACGACGGTATGCAGCCGGTCATGTACTCCACGCTGGGCGCCAAGGAGAAGAGCGAAGGCTGGCGCAGATGCGGGGACAACATCTGCTACTATCGGAACGATGATGA AAGTGCCAGCAATAGCGCCaacgaggacgacgaggacaaCTCCACATACACGCTGACCTTCACCATTGAGTTCGAGCACGACGACGATACGGTGTTCTTTGCGCACAGCTATCCGTACACCTATAGCGACCTGCAGGACTACCTCATGGAGATCCAGCGCCATCCGGTCAAGTCAAAGTTCTGCAAGCTGCGCCTGCTCTGCCGCACCTTGGCTGGCAATAATGTCTACTACCTGACGGTGACGGCGCCCTCCTCCAACGAGGAGAACATGCGG CGCAAGAAATCGATTGTGGTGTCGGCACGTGTGCATCCCAGCGAGACGCCAGCCTCGTGGATGATGAAGGGTCTGATGGACTTCATCACCGGGGACACCACAGTGGCCAAGCGGCTGCGGCACAAgttcattttcaaattggtGCCCATGCTTAATCCGGACGGAGTCATTGTGGGCAATACCCGTAACTCGCTGACCGGCAAGGACCTGAACCGCCAGTACCGAACGGTAATACGCGAGACATATCCATCTATTTGGTATACCAAAGCCATGATTAGAAG ACTGATTGAGGAATGCGGCGTGGCCATGTACTGTGATATGCACGCTCACTCACGCAAGCACAACATATTCATATATGGCTGTGAGAACAAACGCAACCCGGAGAAGAAGTTAACCGAGCAGGTCTTTCCGCTGATGCTGCACAAGAACAGTGCGGATCGG TTCTCCTTCGAGAGCTGCAAGTTTAAGATACAGCGCAGCAAGGAGGGCACCGGACGTATCGTGGTCTGGATGCTGGGCATCACCAACAGCTATACGATCGAGGCCTCCTTTGGCGGCTCCTCGCTGGGATCGCGCAAGGGGACGCACTTTAACACGCAG GATTACGAGCACATGGGACGAGCATTTTGTGAGACACTTTTGGACTACTGCGATGAGAATCCGAACAAAGTAAAGCGGCACGCCAAGttgtttaaacaaatcaaaaagaTAAGAAAACGCGAGAAACGCGAACAGAAAGCATTGAAATTACAGAAAATGGCCGATCAGGGATGTATAATGAACgacaaattaaaagtgaaacgtTCTGTGGAGAAAAGTGTCTCCTAG
- the LOC6725884 gene encoding cytosolic carboxypeptidase Nna1 isoform X1 yields MTEREREAMSASLSRLLRTLSSASMSRRHCPLALLQPIPLHQSEMALGSASSGGSAERCCSSCSDDSNNNERCKSAERGTAAEEVGEEEGVELESKQDADEGEQDELELKRDSSTVNVNVVRANFKCNDMECSLVLGDYVNGFLGSFLSKGLKTNQLVVNTDEKTLRPVARLKEPRDLFALPKDKDNDCSQQAPRWPVECQVIEERIIHIPYVPAVPEPLNAPTGNELKPRPVGEENGIVVFSYSPISAVNYEKPKAKKEDDESSDESDYSSDSRQDSTPPSRSTPMRLAGGGECAPGKLNSVSKMINNVDNRSTSASLDDNDDYYDDEYDTSGGYCGGSGEAKEKAIIKDLIEAKKKRYQEEAEVTPVGGGTARNSRAASRSEPSKDASDIDDIWKNNTSEYKPASPRYVLSQFGKNVTKAVIDRIVDHEDLVPPSGSQKVSNQFAVGPVKLPKTNMARLEVAFERSACQDRSKSRLKKEASGSRKRRASTSDEDSSSSSLGDEEEDEVNDSDSEAENKRSGVGLRRILGSYSARLAGGAEKYPCPGSGSVSDTETLVGDESRSRLAGSKGLHQQDLICSRNRQAHSRSPLRAVPHTHAATVAAAAAALARGRNRDKNGCLGGKDERNMGMGVGTTGTGSMGTRTPSPVGNNVFRLTKDQHIMLSSMTSQETTGTLISSTSTNQTTTTNSSQSFLCSDLPQAQFSRSAVGGARFMTNCHPMNPEEYDGLEFESRFESGNLAKAVQITPTYYELYLRPDLYTSRSKQWFYFRVRRTRRKMLYRFSIVNLVKSDSLYNDGMQPVMYSTLGAKEKSEGWRRCGDNICYYRNDDESASNSANEDDEDNSTYTLTFTIEFEHDDDTVFFAHSYPYTYSDLQDYLMEIQRHPVKSKFCKLRLLCRTLAGNNVYYLTVTAPSSNEENMRRKKSIVVSARVHPSETPASWMMKGLMDFITGDTTVAKRLRHKFIFKLVPMLNPDGVIVGNTRNSLTGKDLNRQYRTVIRETYPSIWYTKAMIRRLIEECGVAMYCDMHAHSRKHNIFIYGCENKRNPEKKLTEQVFPLMLHKNSADRFSFESCKFKIQRSKEGTGRIVVWMLGITNSYTIEASFGGSSLGSRKGTHFNTQDYEHMGRAFCETLLDYCDENPNKVKRHAKLFKQIKKIRKREKREQKALKLQKMADQILNLLKQQDRLRSKIIERLMREGSSADEPLNIPLSDYSSDEGNCSSSSDNEGKHSITTSDLEGPCCAPTRAPPSSPEVIHEIRKFRMRRMRKVMHELDRIYFTPLFQRKFKTLTTLKRRRQKMGVKAAPSGKRLRGGGGPATPTPALAVQAASPFVETNNIQKLHTPRQLARNLPSNSDQPAGGQSSDSSDSMDSSQSESLQEPDASSGSTAASKEVTKKVKASGAGTKKTAKKKKFMPTEKKKPVVNQKLHVDRNFRLWLANRRIYIYRRKKVSIVQSTQARRTKVKNKPTKKRGEVVRTTLDLPTTDPGSDLHFSTDDEEHSPTSGHNGYGAVPPLRHTLLQSDLQRRYIEEIGDTVVQKPKAAHMPPELIVTTPSKSGTPGGGKKLDVYKLTPRTAPELDTGIGMMQRQAGGTGTSARRTYSWHNLDQQEIPNGSGGGQGKANFYIGDSKPGIKTMTKPLPRRSVPSNFIPQRHGNAQTADDLQLKLSLKKKVWTGAHGDADGRPLAWYKGHSITTSQMANTTTTIRSAGGGAAGAGGAGAGAGGGGSGQNRNMFTSNGREQTAASGGIAMGVPPAFVGAPRRHRKLEQVDLFNACSQKLMLWQQQEEQRRSHPQQAQRLLKVEDPPPHSRDRERERDREQQPFKPMHMVRKSTGTTSQAKVIQALVAAESGGKVKRKSSSMMKIAETTQLVTRFARNRNSAGGSTAQQQPQQQQSQHMHHQHKRMLFKGQGGVGAMGARMHSAGVMGQMQGNGGGRAPNKFKTGGLVITAVQQPTNMTGGSSRRMRNAAGLQAKGSNGALGSSSGQMQYQRSNASVQANKSATEISLDTVSLVRKVKTKLKKRKSRTLSTGAPK; encoded by the exons ATGAcggagcgagagagagaggcaaTGTCCGCCTCTCTGAGCCGTCTGCTGAGAACCTTGAGCTCGGCTTCGATGAGCAGACGGCACTGCCCCCTCGCTCTCCTGCAGCCTATACCCTTGCATCAGAGCGAGATGGCGCTGgggagcgcgagcagcgggGGCAGTGCGGAGAGatgctgcagcagttgcagcgatgatagcaacaacaatgaacGCTGCAAGAGCGCTGAGAGAGGAACAGCAGCAGAGGAAGTGGGCGAGGAAGAGGGAGTAGAACTAGAATCCAAGCAGGATGCTGACGAGGGAGAGCAAGATGAGCTGGAGCTCAAGAGAGATAGCAGTACCGTTAACGTCAATGTGGTGAGAGCCAACTTCAAATGCAATGACATGGAATGCTCTCTAGTCCTGGGCGACTATGTGAATG GCTTCCTTGGCAGTTTCCTATCGAAGGGCCTGAAGACCAATCAGCTGGTTGTGAATACGGATGAGAAGACCCTGCGACCAGTTGCACGTCTGAAGGAACCGCGCGATCTCTTCGCCCTGCCGAAGGACAAGGACAATGACTGCTCACAGCAGGCCCCCAGATGGCCGGTGGAATGCCAG GTCATCGAGGAGCGCATCATACACATTCCGTACGTGCCCGCTGTGCCGGAGCCGCTCAATGCTCCGACGGGAAACGAGCTGAAACCGCGTCCCGTGGGCGAGGAGAACGGCATTGTGGTGTTCAGCTACAGTCCAATTAGTGCCGTGAACTAT GAAAAGCCCAAGGCGAAGAAGGAGGACGATGAGTCCAGCGACGAATCGGACTATTCCTCGGACTCCCGCCAGGATTCGACGCCTCCGAGCCGTTCCACGCCCATGCGTCTGGCCGGCGGCGGTGAATGTGCACCTGGCAAACTGAACAGCGTGTCCAAGATGATCAACAATGTGGACAATCGGTCCACCAGTGCGTCCCTAGACGACAACGATGACTACTACGATGATGAGTACGATACGTCCGGCGGTTATTGTGGAGGAAGCGGTGAGGCCAAGGAGAAGGCCATCATTAAGGATCTCATCGAGGCGAAGAAGAAGCGCTACCAGGAGGAGGCCGAGGTCACGCCCGTAGGTGGTGGCACAGCCCGAAATTCGAGAGCTGCCAGCCGTTCGGAACCCAGCAAGGATGCCAGCGATATCGACGATATCTGGAAGAACAACACCAGCGAATATAAGCCTGCCTCGCCGCGCTACGTGCTCAGCCAGTTTGGAAAGAATGTGACCAAGGCGGTGATCGACCGGATCGTGGATCACGAAGATCTCGTCCCGCCATCGGGATCCCAAAAGGTATCGAACCAGTTCGCCGTAGGCCCCGTCAAGTTGCCCAAGACAAACATGGCCCGCTTAGAGGTGGCCTTCGAGCGAAGTGCCTGCCAAGATCGATCCAAATCGCGTTTAAAGAAGGAAGCGAGTGGCAGTCGTAAGCGTAGGGCAAGCACCTCTGACGAGGACTCCAGTAGCTCTAGTTTGGGTGACGAAGAAGAGGATGAGGTGAATGATTCCGATTCGGAAGCAGAGAATAAGAGAAGTGGCGTGGGCTTGCGCAGAATCTTGGGAAGCTATTCGGCCCGGCTCGCTGGTGGCGCCGAAAAGTATCCTTGTCCCGGTTCCGGATCCGTTTCGGATACCGAAACTTTGGTGGGAGACGAGAGCAGGAGCAGGCTGGCTGGCT CTAAAGGCCTGCATCAGCAAGACCTTATTTGCTCTAGGAATCGGCAGGCGCATTCGCGATCCCCCCTACGAGCGGTACCCCACACCCATGCGGCCacagtggcggcggcggcagcggcgctCGCCAGGGGACGCAACCGCGACAAGAACGGTTGTCTGGGTGGCAAGGACGAAAGGAACATGGGCATGGGAGTGGGAACAACTGGCACAGGCTCGATGGGCACTCGCACCCCCTCACCCGTCGGCAACAACGTCTTCCGGCTGACCAAGGATCAGCATATAATGCTGAGTTCAATGACCAGCCAGGAGACGACCGGCACTTTAATCTCGTCGACAAGTACTAACCAGACGACGACCACCAACTCGTCGCAATCGTTTCTTTGCTCCGATTTACCCCAAGCGCAGTTTAGCCGTTCGGCCGTCGGTGGTGCCCGCTTCATGACCAATTGCCATCCCATGAATCCGGAGGAGTACGACGGACTGGAGTTTGAATCGCGCTTCGAGAGCGGCAACCTGGCCAAGGCGGTCCAAATCACGCCCACCTACTACGAGCTCTACCTGCGACCCGATCTCTATACCAGCCGGTCCAAGCAATGGTTCTACTTCCGAGTGCGACGCACCAGGCGCAAGATGCTCTACCGCTTCTCCATTGTCAATCTGGTGAAGTCGGACAGTCTCTACAACGACGGTATGCAGCCGGTCATGTACTCCACGCTGGGCGCCAAGGAGAAGAGCGAAGGCTGGCGCAGATGCGGGGACAACATCTGCTACTATCGGAACGATGATGA AAGTGCCAGCAATAGCGCCaacgaggacgacgaggacaaCTCCACATACACGCTGACCTTCACCATTGAGTTCGAGCACGACGACGATACGGTGTTCTTTGCGCACAGCTATCCGTACACCTATAGCGACCTGCAGGACTACCTCATGGAGATCCAGCGCCATCCGGTCAAGTCAAAGTTCTGCAAGCTGCGCCTGCTCTGCCGCACCTTGGCTGGCAATAATGTCTACTACCTGACGGTGACGGCGCCCTCCTCCAACGAGGAGAACATGCGG CGCAAGAAATCGATTGTGGTGTCGGCACGTGTGCATCCCAGCGAGACGCCAGCCTCGTGGATGATGAAGGGTCTGATGGACTTCATCACCGGGGACACCACAGTGGCCAAGCGGCTGCGGCACAAgttcattttcaaattggtGCCCATGCTTAATCCGGACGGAGTCATTGTGGGCAATACCCGTAACTCGCTGACCGGCAAGGACCTGAACCGCCAGTACCGAACGGTAATACGCGAGACATATCCATCTATTTGGTATACCAAAGCCATGATTAGAAG ACTGATTGAGGAATGCGGCGTGGCCATGTACTGTGATATGCACGCTCACTCACGCAAGCACAACATATTCATATATGGCTGTGAGAACAAACGCAACCCGGAGAAGAAGTTAACCGAGCAGGTCTTTCCGCTGATGCTGCACAAGAACAGTGCGGATCGG TTCTCCTTCGAGAGCTGCAAGTTTAAGATACAGCGCAGCAAGGAGGGCACCGGACGTATCGTGGTCTGGATGCTGGGCATCACCAACAGCTATACGATCGAGGCCTCCTTTGGCGGCTCCTCGCTGGGATCGCGCAAGGGGACGCACTTTAACACGCAG GATTACGAGCACATGGGACGAGCATTTTGTGAGACACTTTTGGACTACTGCGATGAGAATCCGAACAAAGTAAAGCGGCACGCCAAGttgtttaaacaaatcaaaaagaTAAGAAAACGCGAGAAACGCGAACAGAAAGCATTGAAATTACAGAAAATGGCCGATCAG attttaaatttactcaAACAACAGGACAGGCTACGATCAAAAATTATCGAAAGACTGATGCGAGAAGGCTCTAGTGCCGACGAACCATTGAATATACCCCTGTCAGATTACTCAAG CGACGAGGGcaactgcagctccagctcggATAATGAGGGTAAACACTCGATAACAACGTCCGATCTGGAGGGACCATGTTGTGCTCCCACCCGAGCACCGCCCAGTTCACCTGAGGTCATACACGAAATTCGCAAG TTTCGCATGCGACGCATGCGCAAGGTGATGCACGAGCTGGACAGGATCTATTTTACGCCCCTGTTCCAGCGCAAATTCAAAACACTAACGACCTTGAAGAGGAGGCGTCAGAAAATGGGTGTCAAGGCGGCTCCAAGTGGAAAACGCCTTCGTGGAGGCGGTGGTCCTGCCACACCCACGCCCGCACTGGCCGTCCAAGCGGCATCTCCATTTGTAGAGACCAACAATATCCAGAAATTGCATACGCCTAGACAATTGGCCAGGAATTTGCCATCCAATAGTGATCAACCGGCTGGAGGCCAGAGTTCCGACAGTTCGGACAGCATGGATTCCTCGCAATCGGAATCGCTACAGGAACCGGATGCTTCAAGTGGTAGCACCGCAGCAAGTAAAGAGGTCACAAAGAAGGTGAAGGCTAGTGGTGCTGGCACCAAGAAGACggccaaaaagaagaagtTCATGCCCACGGAGAAGAAGAAACCGGTGGTCAATCAGAAACTGCACGTTGATCGCAATTTCCGGCTGTGGCTGGCCAATAGGCGCATCTACATCTATCGTCGTAAGAAGGTATCTATCGTACAG TCCACGCAGGCGCGTCGCACTAAGGTTAAGAATAAGCCTACAAAGAAACGTGGCGAGGTGGTGCGCACCACCCTGGACCTGCCCACAACGGATCCGGGCTCGGATCTGCACTTCTCCACCGACGACGAGGAGCACTCGCCGACGTCCGGACATAATGGTTACGGTGCAGTGCCTCCGCTCCGACACACGCTGCTCCAGAGCGATCTGCAGAGGCGGTACATCGAGGAAATTGGCGATACGGTGGTGCAGAAACCAAAAGCGGCGCACATGCCGCCGGAACTGATTGTGACCACACCTTCGAAGAGCGGCACTCCGGGCGGTGGGAAAAAACTGGATGTCTACAAGCTGACGCCTCGAACTGCCCCAGAATTGGACACGGGTATTGGCATGATGCAACGACAGGCCGGAGGAACTGGCACATCCGCCAGACGAACCTATTCGTGGCACAATCTCGATCAGCAGGAGATTCCCAATGGCAGCGGCGGTGGTCAGGGCAAGGCCAACTTTTACATAGGCGATTCCAAGCCAGGAATAAAGACGATGACAAAACCGCTCCCCAGAAG GAGTGTCCCGAGCAACTTCATTCCCCAGAGACATGGCAATGCGCAAACGGCCGATGACCTGCAGCTCAAGCTTTCGCTGAAGAAGAAAGTCTGGACTGGTGCGCACGGGGATGCTGATGGTCGTCCTCTGGCCTGGTACAAGGGTCACTCGATAACAACATCCCAAATGGCCAACACTACAACGACCATACGAAGTGCAGGCGGTGGtgctgcaggagcaggaggagctggagctggagcgggTGGAGGTGGCAGTGGTCAGAACCGAAACATGTTCACCTCCAATGGCAGGGAGCAGACAGCTGCTTCTGGTGGCATCGCCATGGGTGTACCACCCGCCTTTGTGGGAGCACCACGAAGACACAGAAAACTGGAGCAAGTTGATCTATTCAA TGCCTGTTCTCAGAAGCTGATGCTGTGGCAGCAACAAGAGGAGCAAAGGCGCTCCCATCCGCAACAGGCGCAGCGCCTACTAAAGGTGGAGGATCCTCCGCCACATTCAAGGGACCGGGAACGCGAACGTGACCGGGAGCAGCAGCCCTTCAAGCCCATGCACATGGTGAGAAAGTCAACGGGTACGACCAGCCAGGCCAAAGTCATCCAGGCTTTGGTGGCAGCCGAGTCCGGCGGTAAGGTGAAACGCAAGTCTAGTAGCATGATGAAGATAGCAGAGACCACGCAGCTGGTGACTCGATTTGCCCGGAATCGCAACAGCGCCGGAGGATCGacagcacagcagcagccgcagcagcagcagtcacaACATATGCACCACCAGCACAAGCGGATGTTGTTCAAGGGCCAAGGCGGAGTGGGAGCTATGGGCGCACGGATGCACTCTGCCGGCGTGATGGGTCAAATGCAGGGCAACGGCGGAGGACGTGCGCCCAACAAATTCAAGACCGGCGGACTGGTGATCACCGCCGTGCAGCAACCGACCAATATGACCGGTGGAAGCTCCAGGCGGATGAGAAACGCAGCCGGATTGCAGGCCAAGGGCAGCAATGGCGCCTTGGGTTCATCCTCCGGTCAAATGCAATACCAGCGCAGCAATGCCAGTGTCCAGGCCAACAAGTCCGCAACAGAAATCTCCCTGGACACCGTCAGTCTGGTGCGGAAGGTGAAGACCAAGCTGAAGAAGCGCAAATCCCGCACTTTGTCAACAGGAGCACCGAAATAA